A single genomic interval of Rosistilla ulvae harbors:
- the glgX gene encoding glycogen debranching protein GlgX codes for MLMRHPHPELQFAYQLPYGAVVKPNGVQFSVYSRSATSMRLLLYKNVNDRDPSKVIEFDRDVDRWGDIWSIQVPNLKPGQLYHFQASGPFDPERGQRFDASARLIDPYAKALAGKFQSNEDGITRPPKCVVVDDSFDWEGDRHLRHDLSDSVIYEMHVRGFTKSKTAKIKNPGTYLGVIEKIPYLKSLGVTAVELMPVHEFPIEATNGEKLERPNYWGYDPMAFFAPHRGYAAGKQPGAQVNEFKEMVKALHAAGIEVILDVVFNHTCEGNEQGPTLSFKGLENSVYYILSEQEHYTNYSGCGNTVNGNHPVVREMIFHCLRHWVHNYHVDGFRFDLASILSRDRHGNLVPNPPMVELIAEDPMLADTKIIAEAWDAAGAYQVGSFGDLRWAEWNGRFRDDVRGFWRGDGGTLGAVATRLAGSSDLYQHAGRAPFCSINFVTSHDGFTMNDLVSYRDKHNMANGEDNRDGDNHNISDNYGIEGPTRRRGIQSVRERQIKNMLSTLLLSQGVPMLVSGDEARRTQKGNNNAYCQDNDISWFDWRLVEKNESMVRFVQGLIKFRRDQPTMRRKKFLTGRPENGRKIPDVSWFNANGDALDWHQPELAMSAYLAAPLKADDPDGMGRDVVMFFNSTGERKTFNMPLHGRGMKWNLFVDTTAPSPADIYPDLDGPVPVSGQAIDLSYKGLMIYVSELVNQ; via the coding sequence ATGCTCATGCGTCACCCGCACCCCGAGTTGCAATTCGCTTACCAACTGCCTTACGGGGCGGTCGTGAAGCCCAATGGCGTTCAGTTCTCTGTTTACAGCCGTTCTGCAACCTCGATGCGTTTGCTGCTTTACAAGAATGTCAACGACCGCGATCCGTCGAAGGTGATCGAGTTCGATCGCGACGTCGACCGCTGGGGGGACATCTGGAGCATTCAGGTTCCGAATCTCAAGCCGGGCCAGCTGTATCACTTCCAAGCCAGCGGACCTTTCGATCCCGAACGCGGCCAGCGGTTTGACGCTTCGGCGCGATTGATCGATCCCTACGCCAAGGCATTGGCTGGCAAGTTCCAATCGAACGAAGACGGGATCACCCGTCCGCCGAAGTGCGTTGTCGTAGACGACAGCTTCGATTGGGAAGGCGATCGCCACTTGCGGCACGATCTTTCCGATTCGGTGATCTATGAGATGCACGTCCGCGGCTTTACCAAAAGCAAGACGGCGAAGATCAAAAATCCCGGCACCTACCTGGGCGTGATCGAAAAGATTCCGTACCTGAAGTCGCTGGGCGTGACGGCTGTCGAGTTGATGCCGGTGCACGAGTTCCCTATCGAAGCGACCAACGGCGAAAAACTGGAACGGCCGAACTATTGGGGCTACGACCCGATGGCCTTCTTCGCGCCGCACCGTGGCTATGCGGCCGGCAAGCAGCCGGGAGCGCAGGTCAACGAATTCAAAGAGATGGTCAAGGCGTTGCACGCCGCCGGGATCGAAGTGATCCTGGACGTCGTCTTCAACCACACCTGTGAAGGGAACGAACAGGGACCGACGTTGAGCTTCAAGGGGCTCGAGAATTCGGTCTACTACATCCTTTCCGAACAAGAGCACTACACGAACTACAGCGGTTGCGGAAACACGGTCAACGGAAACCATCCGGTTGTCCGCGAGATGATCTTCCATTGCCTGCGACACTGGGTGCACAACTACCACGTCGACGGTTTCCGTTTCGATCTGGCGAGCATCTTGAGTCGCGATCGGCACGGCAATTTGGTCCCCAACCCGCCGATGGTCGAATTGATCGCCGAAGATCCGATGTTGGCTGACACCAAGATCATCGCCGAAGCTTGGGACGCCGCGGGAGCATACCAAGTCGGCTCGTTTGGCGACCTGCGTTGGGCCGAATGGAACGGTCGCTTCCGCGACGACGTTCGCGGTTTCTGGCGTGGCGATGGCGGAACGCTCGGCGCCGTGGCAACTCGCCTGGCGGGCAGCAGCGATCTGTACCAACACGCCGGTCGGGCTCCGTTCTGCAGCATCAACTTTGTCACGTCGCATGATGGCTTCACGATGAACGACCTGGTGTCGTATCGTGACAAGCACAACATGGCCAACGGCGAAGACAACCGCGACGGCGACAACCACAACATCAGCGACAACTACGGTATCGAAGGACCGACGCGACGACGCGGGATCCAATCGGTTCGTGAACGTCAGATCAAGAACATGCTGTCGACGCTGTTACTCAGCCAAGGCGTTCCGATGCTGGTCTCGGGCGATGAAGCTCGACGCACGCAAAAGGGAAACAACAACGCCTACTGCCAAGACAACGACATCAGTTGGTTCGATTGGCGATTGGTCGAGAAGAACGAATCGATGGTTCGGTTTGTCCAGGGGCTGATCAAATTCCGCCGCGACCAACCGACGATGCGACGCAAGAAGTTCCTCACCGGTCGACCTGAAAACGGTCGCAAGATCCCTGACGTTTCGTGGTTCAACGCCAACGGCGACGCGCTCGATTGGCATCAACCCGAATTGGCGATGTCGGCTTATTTGGCCGCACCGTTGAAAGCCGACGATCCCGACGGGATGGGACGCGATGTCGTGATGTTCTTCAATTCGACCGGAGAGCGGAAGACCTTCAACATGCCATTGCACGGCCGCGGAATGAAGTGGAATCTGTTTGTCGACACGACGGCGCCTTCGCCAGCGGATATCTATCCCGATCTGGACGGTCCCGTGCCGGTCAGCGGTCAAGCGATCGACCTGTCCTATAAAGGGCTGATGATCTACGTTTCCGAATTGGTCAATCAGTAG
- the miaB gene encoding tRNA (N6-isopentenyl adenosine(37)-C2)-methylthiotransferase MiaB — MTKRLYIETVGCQMNVLDSEMVVANLRQHGYEVVQSTEDADVLLYNSCSVRQMAEEKIYSAVGEVKRIKEAHPDRVVGIMGCMAQKDQAKIFDRAPHVDLVIGPGQLHQIPDLIQQVRAGAGPQVMVSLGRKEGSQADIRRSHETFDPLRDPSMRPTPFQAYLRIQIGCDKFCTYCVVPMTRGPEQGRRPADILLEAQTLADQGCKEITLLGQTVNSYKYSEDGTTTRLADLLRSLHEIDGIERLKFVTNYPKDMTEDLLRTVHELPKCSPYLHVPAQSGSDEVLKRMKRGYTIADYRAMMERIHKFLPEASVSSDFIVGFCGETEEQFQMTMDLVREYRYKNSFIFQYSVREGTVANQRLEDDIPLDVKKRRNNDLLNLQNEICLEDNQRFVGETVQVLVEGPSKKAIKNGDDGPVVQMTGRTHCDRIVVFDGNRRQAGQMMDIVVREALCHTLIGTVHTKHFGPQVFQLA, encoded by the coding sequence ATGACGAAACGACTTTATATCGAAACTGTCGGCTGCCAGATGAACGTCTTGGACAGCGAGATGGTCGTTGCCAATTTGCGGCAACACGGCTACGAGGTCGTGCAATCGACCGAAGATGCCGACGTGCTGTTGTACAACAGTTGCAGCGTTCGCCAGATGGCTGAAGAGAAAATCTACAGTGCCGTCGGCGAGGTCAAACGGATCAAGGAAGCGCACCCCGATCGCGTGGTCGGCATCATGGGCTGTATGGCTCAGAAGGATCAGGCGAAGATTTTTGATCGCGCCCCGCATGTCGATCTGGTGATCGGCCCGGGCCAGCTGCATCAGATCCCCGACTTGATTCAACAAGTGCGCGCCGGTGCCGGGCCTCAGGTGATGGTCAGCCTCGGCCGCAAGGAAGGTTCGCAGGCCGATATCCGTCGCAGCCACGAGACGTTTGATCCGTTGCGCGATCCGTCGATGCGGCCGACTCCGTTTCAAGCCTATCTGCGAATCCAGATCGGTTGCGACAAATTCTGCACCTATTGCGTCGTGCCGATGACTCGCGGTCCGGAACAGGGACGCCGTCCGGCCGACATCTTGTTGGAAGCTCAAACGTTGGCCGATCAGGGCTGCAAAGAGATCACGCTGTTGGGGCAGACTGTCAACAGTTACAAATACAGCGAAGATGGCACGACGACGCGGTTGGCCGATCTGCTGCGATCGCTGCACGAGATCGACGGCATCGAGCGGTTGAAGTTCGTGACAAACTATCCCAAGGATATGACCGAAGATCTGCTGCGAACGGTTCACGAATTGCCGAAGTGTTCGCCCTATCTTCACGTTCCAGCGCAGAGCGGATCGGATGAGGTCCTGAAGCGGATGAAGCGCGGTTATACGATCGCCGATTACCGAGCGATGATGGAACGGATCCACAAGTTCCTGCCCGAAGCGTCGGTCAGCAGCGACTTTATCGTCGGCTTCTGCGGCGAGACCGAAGAGCAGTTCCAGATGACGATGGATCTGGTTCGCGAGTACCGCTACAAAAACAGCTTCATCTTCCAATACAGCGTTCGCGAGGGAACCGTCGCCAACCAGCGATTGGAGGACGACATCCCGTTGGATGTCAAGAAGCGTCGCAACAACGATTTGTTAAACCTGCAGAACGAGATCTGTCTGGAAGACAATCAACGCTTTGTCGGCGAGACGGTTCAGGTGCTGGTCGAAGGGCCGAGCAAGAAGGCGATCAAAAACGGCGACGATGGGCCTGTCGTTCAGATGACCGGGCGGACGCATTGCGACCGGATCGTTGTGTTCGATGGAAATCGCCGCCAAGCGGGACAGATGATGGACATCGTCGTTCGCGAAGCGTTGTGCCACACGCTGATTGGCACCGTCCATACGAAGCACTTTGGCCCGCAAGTTTTTCAGCTCGCTTAA
- a CDS encoding AAA family ATPase, whose translation MYQKITEQISKLYVGQDELVLGTLTALFSHGHVLIESVPGLGKTLFVRTLGKVLGCDFGRIQFTADLMPSDITGAPVFDMKESEFRFHPGPVFTQLLLADEINRSPAKTHAALLEIMQEYRVTIDGVSHQVPRPFLVLATQNPLESEGTYNLPEAQLDRFMFKLIIDYPSSQQEAEILRMHSKQIDLNKRLHDEVATVTSPQEIRDLIALCGQVRIEDPLVDYINNLVRLTRNWPSLHIGASPRAGIALMQSARTLAAFGGRDYATPDDVVEVVLPALRHRVQLTAEAEVEGRRVDEELTALIRSVEVPRS comes from the coding sequence ATCTACCAAAAGATCACCGAACAGATCAGCAAACTTTATGTCGGCCAAGACGAATTGGTACTGGGCACGCTGACGGCGTTGTTCAGCCATGGGCACGTCCTGATAGAAAGCGTCCCAGGTTTGGGCAAAACGCTGTTCGTCCGCACGCTGGGCAAAGTGCTCGGCTGCGATTTCGGAAGGATTCAATTCACCGCCGACCTGATGCCATCGGACATCACCGGTGCACCGGTCTTTGATATGAAGGAATCGGAGTTCCGGTTCCATCCCGGTCCGGTCTTCACGCAACTGTTGCTGGCCGACGAGATCAATCGATCCCCCGCCAAAACGCATGCCGCTCTGCTGGAGATCATGCAGGAATACCGAGTCACGATCGACGGGGTCAGCCATCAGGTGCCGCGACCGTTTTTGGTTCTGGCAACGCAGAACCCGTTGGAGAGCGAAGGGACGTACAACCTGCCCGAAGCACAACTCGATCGATTCATGTTTAAATTGATCATCGATTACCCCAGCAGCCAACAGGAAGCCGAGATCCTGCGGATGCACAGCAAACAAATCGACCTCAACAAACGACTGCACGACGAAGTCGCCACAGTCACGTCGCCTCAAGAGATTCGCGACCTGATCGCGCTGTGTGGCCAAGTGAGAATCGAAGATCCCTTGGTCGATTACATCAACAACCTCGTTCGACTGACTCGCAACTGGCCCTCGCTTCACATCGGTGCTTCACCGCGGGCGGGGATCGCATTGATGCAATCGGCTCGTACCCTGGCGGCCTTTGGTGGTCGCGACTATGCCACGCCCGACGATGTGGTCGAAGTCGTGTTGCCGGCACTGCGTCACCGCGTGCAATTGACCGCCGAAGCAGAAGTCGAAGGGCGCCGCGTCGACGAAGAATTGACCGCGCTGATCCGTTCGGTCGAAGTGCCGCGCAGCTGA
- a CDS encoding DUF1559 domain-containing protein, which translates to MKSNGGLRSQGLTLVELLVVIAIIGILVGLLLPAVQAAREAARRMQCSNNLKQIGLAMHNYHDTHLRFPPGSIGTAFTSSSTDLDNKFGPLVHILPYIEQGPLYDQVDFNVSFCAPVNHKIAATRIDAYLCPSYAGEESGKDQFYQYGGSNPSFDAVISNYLAVGGYHPTGHQNFKSTTTLGDSSRYGMFFANSKTRMADVIDGTSNTMMYAEFRPTIMKDIGWSTWKVNSRWSPWVGGIYLEGSGSTRGTRYGPNQLTPYTGNQANDWTLLPFSSQHPGGVQIVMADGSVRFAAETVDILTWRAISTKGGNETVAPW; encoded by the coding sequence TTGAAATCGAACGGCGGCCTGCGATCGCAGGGTCTTACGCTGGTTGAGTTGTTGGTGGTGATTGCGATCATCGGGATCTTGGTGGGGCTGCTGTTGCCGGCGGTCCAAGCGGCACGTGAGGCCGCTCGGCGAATGCAATGCTCTAACAATCTGAAGCAGATTGGTTTGGCAATGCACAACTACCACGATACGCACCTACGTTTTCCTCCCGGAAGTATCGGGACGGCTTTCACATCGTCGTCGACCGATTTGGACAACAAATTTGGACCGTTGGTTCACATCTTGCCCTACATCGAGCAAGGGCCGTTGTACGATCAGGTCGACTTCAACGTCAGTTTTTGCGCTCCAGTGAACCACAAGATTGCCGCGACGCGGATCGATGCCTATCTGTGTCCTTCGTATGCCGGAGAGGAATCGGGTAAGGATCAGTTCTATCAATATGGTGGCTCGAATCCATCATTCGATGCTGTGATCAGTAACTACTTAGCTGTTGGCGGCTATCATCCGACCGGGCATCAGAATTTTAAGTCGACGACGACTCTGGGCGATTCGAGTCGCTACGGGATGTTCTTCGCGAACAGTAAGACTCGGATGGCAGATGTCATCGATGGCACCTCGAATACCATGATGTATGCCGAATTCCGGCCGACGATTATGAAGGATATCGGTTGGTCCACCTGGAAAGTCAACTCGCGCTGGAGTCCTTGGGTAGGCGGGATCTATTTGGAAGGTAGTGGCTCGACACGGGGCACGCGGTATGGACCCAACCAATTGACGCCCTATACCGGCAATCAAGCGAACGATTGGACTTTGTTGCCATTTAGTTCTCAGCATCCAGGCGGGGTCCAAATCGTGATGGCCGATGGAAGCGTTCGGTTCGCTGCGGAGACGGTCGATATCCTCACTTGGCGCGCCATCAGCACAAAGGGCGGGAACGAAACGGTCGCGCCCTGGTAG
- a CDS encoding DUF3656 domain-containing U32 family peptidase: MSTLSPDRPAPLPPELLAPAGDIDCVRAAIENGADAVYFGLDCGFNARARAHNFGPADLPEVMDLLHSRGLAGYVTLNTLIFPSELPAIADLLRQISDANVDAVLVQDLGLVRLVRQLVPDLPIHASTQMTMTSAQCIDEIESLGIERVVVGRELSVREIKAIAQKTTMPLECFIHGALCVAYSGQCLTSESLGGRSANRGQCAQACRLPYELIVDGQDRDLGDQKYLLSPQDLAGYALIPDLIDAGVCSLKIEGRLKTPEYVANIVRHYRKAIDDAMAGRAVHLTETEVREMELSFSRGFSPGWLEGCEHKRLVPGQSSAKRGVRAGTVIATNRRGVIVDAEIPLNRGDGVVFDGDRDQQAEQGGRLFDVRALDREDPSRVELQFGTGAIDFDLLEPGQAMWKTDDPKLNQKLKRSYSQTDPVRRRPLRMRVTAAVDQPLRVVAEAAGMVAVEIESDQPMQEARKHPIDEATLHAQLGRMGGTAFELAALSAKIVGRPMLPLSVLGRLRRELVAALEAQAIARPPRRYCESALTDLQRSVSETQAAAASEAGRVPTLHILCRTMDQMQAAIDAGMRDLYADFHDIREYRGAVAMARQADARIVLATPRIQKPDEYGLFRAMRRHQPDGYLVRNLAGLRYYRNEGFPVIADFSLNATNEISADHLIAQGATRITPSYDLNRQQLTELIEAVPSGWLEIVVHQHMPMFHMEHCVFCAVLSPGTNKTNCGRPCDRHVVHLRDRAGMEHPLQADVACRNTLFNAAAQSAAEIVPSLISAGVAAMRIELLEETGPEIARTIELYQQLLRGEVTGKDVWTQLRASNRVGVTRGTLEERRNPLTIL, encoded by the coding sequence TTGTCCACCTTATCGCCCGATCGCCCCGCGCCCCTGCCTCCCGAACTGCTTGCTCCGGCGGGCGACATCGATTGCGTTCGCGCGGCGATCGAAAACGGTGCCGATGCTGTCTACTTCGGCCTCGACTGTGGATTCAACGCGCGGGCTCGGGCTCATAATTTCGGCCCCGCCGATTTGCCCGAGGTGATGGATCTGCTGCACAGCCGCGGACTGGCGGGTTACGTCACGCTAAACACGCTGATTTTTCCCAGCGAACTGCCGGCGATCGCCGACCTGTTGCGACAGATCTCCGACGCCAACGTCGACGCCGTCCTCGTGCAAGACCTCGGCTTGGTTCGCTTGGTCCGGCAACTGGTTCCCGATCTGCCGATCCACGCTTCGACGCAGATGACGATGACCAGCGCCCAATGCATCGACGAGATCGAATCGCTGGGGATCGAACGCGTGGTCGTCGGCCGCGAACTGTCGGTCCGCGAGATCAAGGCGATCGCGCAGAAGACGACGATGCCGTTGGAGTGTTTTATTCACGGCGCGCTGTGCGTCGCCTATTCCGGCCAATGTCTGACCAGCGAATCGCTGGGAGGCCGCAGCGCCAATCGCGGCCAGTGCGCCCAAGCCTGCCGTCTGCCGTACGAGCTGATCGTCGATGGCCAGGACCGCGATCTCGGCGACCAAAAGTATCTGTTGAGCCCGCAAGATCTGGCCGGATATGCGCTGATTCCCGATCTGATCGATGCTGGAGTCTGTTCGCTGAAGATCGAAGGGCGTTTGAAGACGCCCGAATATGTCGCCAACATCGTTCGGCATTATCGCAAAGCGATCGACGACGCGATGGCGGGCCGCGCGGTCCATCTGACCGAGACCGAAGTCCGCGAGATGGAGCTTTCCTTTTCGCGTGGCTTCTCGCCGGGCTGGCTGGAGGGTTGCGAGCACAAGCGTTTGGTCCCCGGGCAGAGTTCCGCTAAGCGTGGCGTCCGTGCGGGAACGGTGATCGCAACGAATCGTCGTGGCGTGATCGTCGACGCCGAAATCCCTCTGAATCGAGGCGACGGGGTCGTCTTCGATGGCGATCGAGATCAGCAAGCCGAACAGGGCGGCCGGCTGTTCGATGTCCGCGCGTTGGATCGCGAGGATCCTTCGCGAGTCGAGCTGCAGTTCGGAACCGGGGCGATCGATTTTGATCTGCTGGAACCGGGCCAAGCGATGTGGAAGACCGATGATCCGAAGCTGAACCAGAAGCTGAAGCGAAGCTATTCGCAAACCGATCCGGTCCGCCGGCGTCCGCTGCGGATGCGCGTGACCGCCGCAGTCGATCAACCGCTGCGCGTCGTCGCCGAAGCGGCTGGCATGGTGGCTGTCGAAATCGAGTCGGACCAACCGATGCAGGAAGCACGCAAGCACCCGATCGACGAAGCAACGCTTCACGCCCAGCTGGGCCGGATGGGCGGGACCGCGTTTGAATTGGCGGCGCTTTCGGCCAAGATCGTCGGCCGTCCGATGTTGCCGCTGAGCGTGTTGGGACGGTTGCGACGCGAACTGGTCGCGGCGCTGGAAGCTCAAGCGATCGCGCGGCCGCCGCGGCGATACTGTGAATCGGCGCTGACCGATCTGCAGCGAAGCGTTTCGGAAACGCAAGCCGCAGCAGCGAGCGAAGCTGGCCGCGTGCCGACGCTGCACATTTTGTGTCGCACGATGGACCAAATGCAGGCGGCGATCGACGCCGGGATGCGAGACCTGTATGCCGATTTCCACGACATCCGCGAGTATCGTGGTGCGGTGGCGATGGCGCGGCAGGCCGATGCCAGGATCGTGCTGGCGACGCCGCGGATCCAGAAGCCCGACGAATACGGGCTGTTCCGCGCGATGCGACGCCATCAGCCCGATGGCTACCTGGTTCGCAATTTGGCCGGACTGAGATACTACCGAAACGAAGGCTTCCCCGTGATCGCCGACTTTTCACTGAACGCGACCAACGAAATCTCCGCCGATCATTTGATCGCGCAGGGAGCGACGCGGATCACGCCGTCGTACGATCTGAATCGGCAACAATTGACCGAACTTATCGAAGCGGTTCCCAGCGGATGGTTGGAGATCGTCGTGCATCAACACATGCCGATGTTCCACATGGAGCATTGTGTCTTCTGCGCCGTGTTGTCGCCCGGGACGAACAAGACCAATTGCGGCAGGCCCTGCGATCGGCATGTCGTTCATTTGCGCGATCGGGCGGGGATGGAACATCCGCTGCAAGCCGACGTGGCTTGTCGCAACACGCTCTTCAACGCCGCGGCTCAAAGCGCGGCAGAGATCGTGCCGTCGTTGATCTCCGCCGGCGTCGCGGCGATGCGGATCGAGCTGTTGGAAGAAACGGGGCCCGAGATCGCGCGAACGATCGAACTGTATCAACAGCTGTTGCGCGGCGAGGTGACCGGAAAAGATGTCTGGACGCAATTGCGAGCCAGCAACCGCGTCGGCGTCACGCGCGGCACTCTGGAAGAACGCCGCAACCCGCTGACGATTCTCTAA
- a CDS encoding DUF4129 domain-containing protein, which translates to MAKPASPSSAIPAADDQTSEAIGRQAIHALGDPPWYDRDEDRIKAIPVESTDASEDDVAARTSGYQQSGPPKPQGSNNLNSILEALGQVVAWSVLAVLVLLIVAAIGYAFMLREREHRFRRSGMADDEREESETTERLERLPVQINQPASNLLNESKRLMEAGRYNEAIIYLFSHELVQLDRHQLVRLARGKTNRQYLREIRQSNDLLEILHSTIHAFEDAFFGDHTITRQRFQSCWAQLDRFHAAVEQTVSKGDSA; encoded by the coding sequence ATGGCAAAACCCGCATCTCCAAGCTCCGCAATCCCCGCCGCCGACGATCAAACATCCGAAGCGATTGGGCGCCAGGCGATCCACGCGCTGGGCGATCCTCCCTGGTACGATCGAGACGAAGACCGGATCAAGGCGATTCCGGTCGAGAGTACCGATGCGTCCGAGGATGATGTCGCCGCGCGGACCAGCGGGTACCAACAATCGGGACCTCCCAAGCCCCAAGGCTCCAACAACCTGAATTCGATCCTCGAAGCGTTGGGGCAAGTGGTCGCGTGGTCGGTGCTGGCGGTGCTCGTATTACTAATCGTCGCCGCAATTGGATATGCGTTCATGCTCCGCGAACGCGAGCACCGCTTCCGCCGCTCGGGCATGGCCGATGACGAACGAGAGGAGAGTGAAACGACCGAGCGTTTGGAACGATTGCCCGTCCAGATCAACCAACCGGCATCGAATCTTTTGAACGAATCCAAGCGGTTGATGGAGGCGGGGCGTTACAACGAAGCGATCATCTATCTGTTCAGCCACGAATTGGTCCAATTGGATCGCCACCAATTGGTTCGGTTGGCGCGCGGCAAAACCAACCGACAATATCTGCGTGAAATTCGCCAGTCGAACGACTTGCTAGAGATCCTACACTCCACGATCCACGCCTTCGAAGATGCCTTCTTTGGCGACCACACGATCACGCGGCAACGTTTTCAAAGCTGTTGGGCTCAACTCGACCGCTTCCACGCCGCCGTCGAACAGACAGTTAGCAAGGGGGACTCGGCATGA
- a CDS encoding sialidase family protein, with the protein MKVVAFPLAVLLAFAATASRVGADDPLTAVTLETIDLTDQLRRQVVVDRETGLYLGYPTTALLDDGQSMLCIYAKGRGRGALLYKRSEDGGKTWGPRLDTPENWSTSKGVPNLHRVIDAEGKRRNLLWAGRYPARTAVSDDEGKQWSELKPAGDWGGSMVMGCVEALNTKGHYLAMFHDDGRYFTERGGSTETVTVYKSLSTDGGLTWSRPEAVFRSDEIHLAEPACIRSPDGKRLAVLLQESRLRKNSHVMFSDDEGKTWTQPRELPLALTGERHVARYDSDGRLMVSFRCRSPYRSANTRPFEGSWVAWVGTWDDIANGKQGQYNVRLKENTKGYDTGYSGVELLGDGTFVATSYGHWDEGLDPYILSVRLKLAELDGMSKGLATSE; encoded by the coding sequence ATGAAAGTTGTAGCCTTTCCGCTGGCCGTTCTGCTTGCCTTTGCCGCGACCGCTTCACGTGTGGGAGCGGATGATCCGCTGACCGCGGTGACTCTGGAAACGATCGATCTGACCGACCAACTGCGTCGCCAAGTCGTGGTCGACCGCGAAACGGGACTCTATCTTGGCTATCCCACGACCGCTTTGTTAGACGATGGCCAATCGATGCTGTGCATCTATGCTAAGGGACGCGGCCGCGGGGCGCTTCTCTATAAACGCAGCGAAGATGGCGGAAAGACTTGGGGCCCACGGCTGGATACTCCCGAAAACTGGTCGACTTCCAAAGGAGTTCCCAATCTGCATCGTGTCATCGATGCCGAGGGGAAGCGTCGCAACTTGTTGTGGGCGGGGAGGTATCCGGCGCGAACGGCGGTTTCCGATGACGAAGGAAAGCAGTGGAGCGAATTGAAGCCGGCCGGCGATTGGGGCGGCAGCATGGTGATGGGGTGTGTCGAAGCCTTGAACACCAAGGGGCATTATTTGGCGATGTTCCACGACGACGGCCGCTACTTTACCGAACGTGGTGGGAGCACCGAAACGGTGACGGTCTACAAGAGCCTGTCGACCGATGGCGGTTTGACTTGGTCGCGTCCCGAAGCTGTTTTCCGATCCGACGAGATTCATCTTGCCGAACCGGCGTGCATTCGATCGCCCGATGGCAAGCGGTTGGCGGTGCTGTTGCAAGAGAGTCGCTTGCGTAAGAACTCGCACGTGATGTTTAGCGACGACGAAGGGAAGACGTGGACCCAGCCGCGTGAGCTTCCGCTGGCGCTGACCGGCGAACGGCATGTCGCTCGCTACGATTCCGACGGCCGTTTGATGGTCAGTTTCCGTTGCCGATCACCTTATCGCTCCGCGAATACTCGTCCCTTCGAAGGCAGTTGGGTCGCTTGGGTTGGCACCTGGGACGATATCGCCAACGGAAAGCAGGGCCAATACAACGTTCGCCTGAAGGAAAATACAAAGGGTTACGACACTGGTTATTCGGGCGTTGAACTGCTGGGTGACGGCACTTTTGTCGCCACCTCTTACGGTCACTGGGACGAAGGCCTCGACCCTTACATCCTCAGCGTGCGATTGAAGCTGGCGGAGCTGGACGGAATGTCCAAGGGGCTTGCTACTTCGGAGTGA
- a CDS encoding stage II sporulation protein M: MNIVALLEQRRHGWEELERLCDQMQARGRTREKAAGATRFASLYRSACADLALAEAYQLPPATVEYLHRLVGRAHNQLYRSRNFSLSRSVDMFVRQAPQQIFADPCVHVCALLFFGLFWLAMLLGMSEERLPDFPAQVVGQAQLEQMETNFAEELNAGVDHYVMMASFYIRHNTGIGLKCFAYGILIIPCIFTLAYNAVALGTSFGYMARASTTGGDNFFEFVTAHGPFELTAIVLSAAAGLRLGMGLISTAGLCRADSLKVSAIRAIPVIAAAAVLFTLAAFTEGFLSPSPLPYTIKAMWAILSSGAMTFYFVVLGFPRAGIDAT; this comes from the coding sequence ATGAACATCGTCGCTCTGCTGGAACAGCGTCGCCACGGCTGGGAAGAACTGGAACGGCTGTGCGACCAGATGCAAGCGCGCGGTCGGACGCGAGAAAAAGCGGCCGGCGCGACGCGATTCGCTTCGCTCTACCGTTCCGCCTGCGCCGACTTGGCGTTGGCCGAAGCCTATCAACTGCCGCCGGCAACGGTGGAATATCTGCATCGATTGGTCGGCCGCGCCCACAATCAACTCTATCGCAGCCGTAATTTTTCGTTGTCCCGATCGGTCGACATGTTTGTCCGCCAAGCGCCCCAGCAGATCTTCGCCGACCCCTGCGTTCATGTTTGCGCACTGTTGTTTTTTGGACTGTTCTGGCTGGCGATGTTGTTGGGGATGTCGGAAGAACGTTTGCCCGATTTCCCGGCGCAGGTCGTCGGCCAGGCGCAGCTGGAACAGATGGAGACGAACTTCGCAGAGGAGCTTAACGCCGGCGTCGATCATTACGTGATGATGGCCAGCTTCTACATTCGCCACAACACCGGGATCGGCCTGAAGTGTTTTGCGTATGGCATCTTGATTATCCCATGCATCTTCACGTTGGCTTACAACGCGGTTGCGCTAGGGACCAGTTTTGGATACATGGCCCGTGCGTCGACCACCGGCGGCGACAACTTCTTTGAATTTGTGACGGCTCACGGACCGTTTGAACTGACCGCGATCGTGCTCTCCGCCGCCGCCGGTTTGCGATTGGGGATGGGGCTGATTTCGACCGCCGGCCTGTGTCGCGCCGATTCGTTGAAGGTCAGTGCGATCCGGGCGATTCCGGTGATCGCCGCAGCGGCGGTCTTGTTTACGCTGGCCGCATTCACCGAAGGCTTTTTGTCTCCCAGCCCGCTCCCCTACACGATCAAGGCGATGTGGGCGATCCTGTCCAGCGGCGCCATGACATTTTATTTCGTCGTTTTAGGATTCCCCAGGGCAGGCATCGATGCAACTTGA